One Urocitellus parryii isolate mUroPar1 chromosome 8, mUroPar1.hap1, whole genome shotgun sequence DNA window includes the following coding sequences:
- the LOC144256473 gene encoding olfactory receptor 12D2-like produces MLNQTSVIEFLLLGLTDIQDPQPFLFAVFLTIYLVNVAGNGAILMIVISDPRLHSPMYFFLGNLSCLDICYSTVTLPKMLENFLSTHKAISFMGCISQLHFFHFLGSTESLLLAVMAFDRFVAICKPLHYTVIMNPKLCTQMAITIWAIGFFHALLHSIMTSHLNFCGPNHIHHFFCDVKPLLELACGNTELNQRLLNTVTGTIATGPFFLTLLSYFYIITYLFLKTQSCNMLHRALSTCASHFMVVIIFFAPVIFTYIRPTSGISRDQDRIIAIMYSVVTPVLNPLIYTLRNKEVKDALFRVIRKRP; encoded by the coding sequence aTGTTGAATCAGACTTCAGTCATTGAATTTCTTCTCCTGGGATTGACAGACATACAAGATCCACAgccttttctttttgcagttttCCTCACAATCTACCTTGTGAATGTGGCTGGGAATGGAGCCATCCTGATGATTGTCATCTCTGATCCCAGACTCCACTCACCTATGTATTTCTTCCTGGGAAACCTGTCATGTCTAGATATCTGCTACTCCACAGTGACACTGCCAAAGATGCTGGAGAACTTCCTCTCTACACACAAAGCAATATCTTTCATGGGATGCATAAGCCAACTTCATTTCTTCCACTTCCTGGGTAGCACAGAGTCCCTGTTGCTGGCAGTGATGGCATTTGACCGCTTTGTGGCTATCTGCAAACCACTTCATTACACTGTCATCATGAATCCCAAGCTCTGCACCCAGATGGCTATCACCATCTGGGCCATTGGATTTTTCCATGCCCTGCTGCACTCCATAATGACATCTCACTTGAACTTCTGTGGTCCCAACCACATCCATCACTTCTTCTGTGATGTTAAGCCATTGTTGGAGTTGGCCTGTGGGAACACTGAGCTCAACCAGAGGCTGCTCAACACTGTCACAGGGACCATCGCCACAGGTCCCTTCTTTCTGACCCTTCTCTCCTATTTCTACATTATCACCTACCTCTTCCTCAAGACTCAGTCCTGCAACATGCTTCACAGAGCACTGTCCACCTGTGCCTCCCACTTCATGgtggttattattttctttgctccTGTTATCTTCACCTACATTCGCCCTACCTCAGGGATCTCTAGGGACCAGGATCGCATCATTGCCATCATGTACAGTGTGGTCACTCCTGTTCTTAATCCACTGATCTATACTTTGAGGAATAAGGAAGTGAAGGATGCCTTGTTTAGGGTGATCAGAAAGAGACCCTGA